From Ipomoea triloba cultivar NCNSP0323 chromosome 5, ASM357664v1, the proteins below share one genomic window:
- the LOC116021002 gene encoding LEAF RUST 10 DISEASE-RESISTANCE LOCUS RECEPTOR-LIKE PROTEIN KINASE-like 2.1, which translates to MTSWGIQENNVSSQINISLLEIYDALTYGFELSWFQAVCDQNCRWSGECELDDTTHEITCWNNYGFYRYRTIPTALGAVAGLACLITLLKIIIGVPCAIVFLIIKFHRRHLSVFDAIENFLSADNNLLPIRYSYRHIKNMTKGLKQKLGEGGYGTVYKGRLRSGSDVAVKIMSKPKSSGQDFINEVGSMGRIHHVNIVRLVGYCAENSKHALVYDFMSNGSLDKYINQGVNASLLNSERKFEIVVGVARGIEYLHRGCDIQILHFDIKPHNILLDDNFIPKISDFGLAKLFPTDKSIVTLTAARGTIGYVAPELINRSIGAISHKADVYSFGMLLMEMLGLKRTPVTEQDESSKYFPSWIYNDINKGKAIEMGEEDEDDKRITKKMTIVGLWCIQTSPIPRPSMSRVVEMLEGDVELLQMPTETFLSEPIMEVDQEQSSMPESSESIALLPNSANSNSIGIIVD; encoded by the exons ATGACTTCCTGgggaattcaagaaaataatgtgTCGTCTCAGATTAATATTAGTCTATTGGAAATCTATGATGCTTTGACGTATGGGTTTGAGCTATCCTGGTTCCAGGCTGTTTGTGATCAAAATTGCAGGTGGAGTGGAGAATGTGAACTTGATGACACCACACATGAGATAACCTGCTGGAACAACTACG GTTTCTATCGATATAGAACAATACCGACGGCTCTTGGGG CTGTGGCCGGACTTGCGTGTCTAATCACTCTATTAAAGATTATAATTGGAGTTCCATGCGCAATTGTGTTTCTAATTATCAAATTCCACAGAAGGCATTTATCAGTGTTCGATGCAATCGAGAATTTCCTCAGTGCCGATAATAATCTCTTGCCCATTAGGTATTCTTACAGACACATTAAGAATATGACAAAGGGCTTGAAGCAGAAGTTGGGAGAAGGGGGCTATGGTACTGTTTACAAAGGCAGACTTCGAAGTGGCAGCGATGTTGCAGTGAAGATAATGAGCAAGCCCAAGTCTAGCGGTCAAGATTTCATCAATGAAGTTGGTTCCATGGGAAGGATTCATCATGTCAACATTGTTCGACTTGTTGGATATTGTGCAGAAAATTCCAAGCATGCTCTTGTGTATGATTTCATGTCTAATGGATCCCTTGACAAGTACATTAATCAAGGAGTTAATGCGAGTTTGTTGAATTCGGAAAGGAAGTTTGAGATTGTAGTGGGCGTCGCCCGTGGGATTGAGTACTTGCACCGAGGTTGTGACATCCAAATCCTGCATTTTGACATTAAACCACACAATATCCTTTTGGATGATAACTTCATTCCAAAAATCTCTGATTTTGGTCTTGCAAAATTGTTTCCTACCGATAAAAGCATTGTCACGTTGACTGCTGCTCGTGGAACAATTGGGTATGTGGCGCCGGAGCTGATCAATAGAAGCATTGGAGCTATTTCTCATAAGGCTGATGTATATAGCTTCGGAATGCTACTCATGGAAATGCTAGGCTTAAAGAGAACACCGGTTACTGAACAAGACGAGTCGAGTAAATACTTCCCATCTTGGATTTACAATGACATCAACAAGGGCAAGGCAATTGAGATGGGAGAAGAAGATGAGGATGATAAGAGAATTACAAAGAAGATGACCATAGTTGGGCTTTGGTGCATCCAAACCAGTCCAATCCCAAGGCCTTCAATGAGTAGGGTTGTTGAAATGCTTGAAGGAGACGTTGAGCTGCTGCAAATGCCGACGGAAACTTTCCTTTCGGAGCCAATTATGGAAGTGGATCAAGAACAAAGTTCCATGCCAGAATCATCTGAATCCATAGCATTATTGCCCAATTCTGCTAATTCCAACAGCATAGGTATAATTGTGGATTAA
- the LOC116021001 gene encoding rust resistance kinase Lr10-like, which yields MANFFSFFFSFRLLIIALLPFLVLGIDDCGESRCRKGGPRIRFPFKLKHEQDQHCGYPGFELSCDNNGNTVMEFPHAVQLHVDRIDYVSQQIFLSDPHACVPGKMLLNLNLSETPFQYSNPAPILLEYSLFNCSDDASKYPENFDDQIISCLGVPGHQVHAFYSFMSIDYFPSPSCIKFHETTLPFQKETLSSMSTLQLNWSRPSCSHCETQGKFCSLNNTLSAEVQCLNRPKKTGSKTLIIAGSISGFFLVAIVTFGAYQFYTRGKMHKENQKRVEKFLEDYRAVRPTRYSFADIKKITNQLSERLGEGGYGTVYKGKVSSEILVAVKVLKDSKGNGEEFINEVGIIGKIHHVNVVRLVGYCADGFRRALVYEYLPNESLEKYIFSTESKNVALSWKKIQEIALGIAKGMEYLHQGCDQQILHFDIKPNNILLDHNMNPKICDFGLAKLCSKEKSAVTMTAARGTMGYIAPEVVSRNFGKASHKSDVYSFGMLLLEMVGGRKNDTGQQEGSFPEWVYNHLNRGGELRIRIEEDDDEAIAKKLAIIALWCIQWQPVDRPSMKMVVQMMEREGDDLVLPSSPFAGSQM from the exons ATGGCgaacttcttctccttcttcttctcatTTCGTCTCTTAATCATTGCCCTACTTCCATTTCTTGTTCTGGGGATTGATGATTGCGGGGAGAGCAGGTGCAGAAAAGGCGGCCCGAGAATCCGTTTCCCTTTCAAGCTCAAACACGAGCAAGATCAGCACTGTGGGTACCCCGGATTCGAGTTATCCTGTGACAACAATGGCAACACTGTGATGGAATTTCCGCATGCAGTGCAATTACACGTCGATCGGATTGACTACGTTTCCCAGCAGATCTTCCTGTCGGATCCTCATGCCTGTGTTCCCGGCAAGATGCTATTAAACCTTAATTTATCCGAAACTCCATTCCAGTATTCCAATCCCGCCCCAATCTTGCTTGAGTACTCCCTGTTCAACTGTTCCGATGATGCATCAAAGTATCCTGAGAATTTCGATGATCAGATAATTTCGTGTCTTGGTGTTCCTGGTCACCAAGTACACGCCTTTTATTCTTTTATGTCCATCGATTATTTCCCTTCCCCATCTTGCATAAAATTCCATGAAACTACATTGCCCTTTCAGAAGGAAACTCTTAGTAGTATGAGTACTCTTCAACTTAATTGGTCAAGACCATCCTGTTCACATTGTGAGACACAGGGCAAGTTTTGTAGCTTGAACAACACACTATCAGCAGAAGTTCAATGCCTTAACAGACCCAAGAAGACAGGATCCAAAACCCTAATTATTGCAG GTTCCATTTCAGGATTCTTTCTGGTGGCAATTGTCACCTTTGGCGCCTACCAGTTTTACACCAGAGGCAAAATGCATAAAGAGAATCAGAAAAGAGTTGAGAAATTTTTGGAAGATTACAGAGCTGTGAGGCCAACAAGATATAGCTTTGCTGATATCAAGAAAATCACcaatcagttgagtgaaagacTGGGAGAAGGAGGTTATGGAACTGTGTACAAAGGGAAGGTTTCCAGTGAAATTCTTGTTGCAGTCAAAGTGCTGAAAGATTCCAAGGGGAACGGCGAAGAGTTCATCAATGAAGTCGGGATAATAGGGAAGATCCACCATGTTAACGTGGTTCGTTTGGTAGGGTATTGCGCGGATGGATTTAGACGGGCACTGGTGTACGAGTACTTGCCAAATGAATCCCTGGAGAAATACATATTTTCAACAGAGTCAAAGAATGTAGCCCTGAGTTGGAAGAAGATTCAAGAAATAGCTCTTGGGATAGCTAAAGGGATGGAGTATCTTCATCAAGGTTGTGACCAGCAAATCCTTCATTTCGACATCAAACCCAACAACATCCTGCTAGACCACAACATGAATCCCAAGATTTGCGATTTTGGACTCGCGAAACTGTGCTCCAAAGAGAAAAGTGCTGTCACCATGACGGCCGCCAGGGGAACCATGGGCTACATTGCACCAGAAGTCGTGTCAAGGAATTTTGGCAAAGCGTCTCACAAGTCCGACGTTTATAGCTTTGGCATGTTGCTTCTTGAAATGGTCGGAGGAAGGAAGAATGACACCGGGCAGCAGGAGGGTAGTTTTCCAGAATGGGTGTACAATCACTTGAACAGAGGAGGAGAGCTGCGAATTCGTATTGaggaggatgatgatgaagcAATTGCGAAAAAACTAGCGATCATAGCGCTGTGGTGCATTCAGTGGCAACCTGTGGATCGGCCATCAATGAAAATGGTGGTTCAAATGATGGAAAGAGAGGGAGATGACTTGGTGCTGCCCTCTAGCCCTTTTGCAGGCTCTCAAATGTGA
- the LOC116020482 gene encoding LEAF RUST 10 DISEASE-RESISTANCE LOCUS RECEPTOR-LIKE PROTEIN KINASE-like 2.5 codes for MCSFPQYALGRYSFGGGSNTYDIDLFQNRTFLEITVPIVFFTCPFPMKNSSAFVEITANDCSNRTNGGNAPFYSSGGFAYAKIGPFIASDLRVSCRVDLITQTSWKIQENGAQNVSLLDIHDAMMYGFELSWFQAVLCEPCGKEKCEVGALNVVTCVPDSPSGMAFHLLKGVGILIAAAAVLGGISILLRIIIGIPCAIVFLIIKLQRRHLSVFDAIENFLNAENNLSPIRYSYRHIKNMTKGFKEKLGEGGFGSVYKGKLRSGRDVAVKVISKPKSNGQDFINEVGSMGRIHHVNVVQLVGYCAENYKRALVYDFMPNGSLDKYINRGVNASLLNWQRKFEIAVGVARGIEYLHRGCDIQILHFDIKPHNILLDENFVPKISDFGLAKLFPTDKSIVTLTAARGTIGYVAPELITRRIGAISHKADVYSFGMLLMEMLGLKENPVTEQNESSKYFPSWIYSDINKGKAIELGEGDEDEKRITKKMTIVGLWCIQTSPTQRPSMSRVVEMLEGDLELLQMPPENTFHSEPIMEMDQYSSSIPDSSEYTSFLTNDASSQALDIIVD; via the exons ATGTGTTCGTTTCCTCAATATGCTTTAGGCCGGTACAGTTTTGGTGGTGGGAGCAATACATATGACATCGACCTTTTTCAGAACAGAACTTTTCTTGAAATTACAGTGCCAATTGTTTTCTTCACCTGTCCTTTCCCAATGAAGAATTCTTCGGCTTTTGTAGAAATAACAGCTAATGACTGTTCTAATAGAACCAATGGTG GGAATGCTCCATTCTATTCCTCTGGAGGCTTTGCTTATGCTAAGATAGGCCCCTTTATAGCATCAGATTTAAGAGTTTCATGCCGGGTTGATCTCATAACCCAGACTTCATggaaaattcaagaaaatggGGCTCAGAATGTTAGTCTTTTGGATATCCATGATGCTATGATGTATGGATTTGAGCTATCCTGGTTCCAGGCAGTTCTTTGTGAGCCATGCGGGAAAGAAAAGTGTGAAGTTGGAGCTCTAAATGTGGTTACCTGCGTGCCCG ATAGCCCCTCGGGAATGGCATTCCATCTTCTAAAGG GTGTGGGTATACTTATAGCTGCAGCTGCAGTTTTGGGAG GGATCAGTATTCTTCTAAGGATTATAATTGGAATTCCATGTGCTATAGTGTTCCTAATTATCAAACTGCAAAGAAGGCACCTGTCAGTGTTCGATGCAATTGAGAATTTCCTAAACGCTGAGAATAATCTGTCGCCCATTAGGTACTCCTACAGACACATCAAGAATATGACCAAAGGCTTCAAGGAGAAGCTAGGAGAAGGGGGATTTGGTTCTGTTTACAAAGGTAAACTTCGAAGTGGCCGCGATGTTGCAGTGAAGGTAATAAGCAAGCCCAAGTCTAACGGCCAAGATTTCATCAATGAAGTTGGTTCCATGGGAAGGATTCATCATGTCAATGTTGTTCAACTTGTCGGGTATTGTGCGGAGAATTATAAGCGTGCTCTGGTGTATGACTTCATGCCTAATGGATCCCTTGACAAGTATATTAATCGAGGAGTTAATGCGAGTTTGTTGAATTGGCAAAGGAAATTTGAGATTGCAGTGGGAGTAGCCCGTGGGATTGAGTACTTGCACCGAGGCTGCGACATTCAAATTCTACATTTCGACATCAAACCGCACAATATACTTTTGGATGAGAATTTCGTCCCAAAAATCTCTGATTTTGGTCTTGCTAAACTCTTCCCGACTGATAAAAGCATAGTCACACTAACTGCAGCCCGTGGAACAATTGGGTATGTGGCACCCGAGTTGATTACCAGAAGGATTGGAGCCATTTCTCACAAGGCAGATGTGTATAGCTTCGGAATGCTACTAATGGAAATGCTAGGCCTGAAGGAAAACCCGGTTACCGAACAAAATGAGTCAAGTAAATATTTCCCATCTTGGATTTACAGTGATATCAACAAGGGCAAGGCAATTGAGCTGGGAGAAGGAGATGAGGATGAGAAGAGAATTACAAAGAAGATGACCATAGTTGGGCTTTGGTGCATCCAAACGAGCCCAACTCAAAGGCCCTCTATGAGTAGGGTGGTCGAAATGCTTGAAGGCGATCTTGAGCTGCTCCAAATGCCACCTGAAAACACTTTCCATTCAGAACCAATTATGGAAATGGATCAATATTCGAGTTCCATACCAGATTCCTCTGAATACACATCATTTTTGACAAATGATGCTAGTTCCCAAGCCTTGGATATAATTGTGGATTAA